One window from the genome of Carnobacteriaceae bacterium zg-84 encodes:
- a CDS encoding low molecular weight phosphotyrosine protein phosphatase, protein MVKVLFVCLGNICRSPMAEAVFKDMVTREGLSDKIYVDSAATSSWEQGNPVHQGTRQKLKEVGIRTEGMYSRQLQDDDLSADYIIGMDNSNIKNIHTFIQNRASGTVCKLLEFAGENREIDDPWYTGDFEKTYQDVLKGCQGLLAFIKAHNL, encoded by the coding sequence ATGGTTAAGGTATTATTTGTATGTTTAGGAAATATTTGTCGTTCGCCAATGGCAGAAGCTGTTTTTAAAGATATGGTAACTAGAGAGGGATTAAGCGATAAGATATACGTTGATTCAGCAGCAACAAGTTCGTGGGAACAAGGTAATCCTGTTCATCAAGGAACACGACAAAAATTAAAAGAAGTAGGTATTCGTACAGAGGGAATGTATTCCAGACAGTTACAAGACGATGATTTGAGTGCTGATTATATTATTGGTATGGATAACAGCAATATAAAAAATATTCATACATTTATTCAAAATAGAGCATCTGGTACAGTTTGTAAACTTTTAGAATTTGCTGGAGAAAATAGGGAGATTGACGATCCTTGGTATACGGGAGATTTTGAGAAAACCTATCAAGATGTTTTGAAAGGATGCCAAGGATTATTGGCGTTTATTAAAGCACATAATCTTTAA
- a CDS encoding rhodanese-like domain-containing protein, with amino-acid sequence MEFWSIFQLLVMIFVGGYFIYQVYLFIERRSSAKYITQEEFRENMRKAQVIDVREKAEFDVKHILGARNIPYTQFKQRMGEIRKDQPIYLCDDFALVAGKAAGKLKRKGYTDIYILRGGMERWSGKIKSNRK; translated from the coding sequence ATGGAATTTTGGAGTATATTTCAATTACTAGTTATGATTTTTGTGGGAGGATATTTTATTTATCAAGTGTATTTGTTTATAGAGCGTCGTTCATCAGCAAAATACATCACACAAGAAGAATTTAGAGAAAATATGCGTAAAGCACAAGTTATTGATGTGCGCGAAAAAGCAGAATTTGATGTGAAGCATATTTTAGGTGCTAGAAACATACCTTATACACAATTTAAACAACGTATGGGTGAAATTAGAAAAGATCAACCGATTTATTTATGTGATGATTTTGCTTTGGTTGCAGGAAAAGCAGCAGGAAAATTAAAAAGAAAAGGTTATACAGACATCTATATTTTAAGAGGTGGTATGGAAAGATGGTCTGGAAAAATAAAATCAAATAGAAAATAG